Proteins found in one Bremerella volcania genomic segment:
- a CDS encoding DUF1365 domain-containing protein, with the protein MHSCLYEGTVSHTRHGPVKHQFDYRLTMAYFDLAEIDQVVGPGKVLSDHRRAAISFPRDVHLRSQRGSLEQRVRSLVSKELGECPTGPIHLLTQLRYFGHYFSPLNLFFVYRAPDSAFPAIILAEVNNIPWGEQQVYVLKPTWSEADQAYAYEHPKQMHVSPFMPMNHTYRWSFRSVGQQLIVGLENHEEGRPVFHAGMSLEKKPLAHRTIQRFLWRLPAMSLKVVAAIYYEAWKLWWKRCPIYPHPQSQHAARAAVQVTEPA; encoded by the coding sequence ATGCACAGTTGCCTGTACGAAGGAACGGTCTCCCACACACGCCATGGCCCCGTCAAGCATCAGTTTGACTACCGCCTGACGATGGCCTACTTCGACCTGGCCGAAATCGACCAGGTCGTCGGTCCGGGCAAAGTGTTGTCCGACCATCGACGGGCTGCTATTTCGTTCCCGCGCGACGTTCACCTGCGCTCGCAGCGAGGCTCGCTCGAGCAGCGCGTTCGATCGCTCGTTTCGAAAGAATTAGGCGAGTGCCCCACAGGCCCAATCCACTTGCTGACGCAGCTCCGATACTTCGGGCACTATTTCAGCCCATTGAACCTCTTCTTTGTGTACCGTGCGCCGGACAGCGCCTTCCCGGCCATCATCCTGGCGGAAGTCAACAACATCCCCTGGGGCGAGCAACAAGTTTATGTGCTGAAGCCGACTTGGAGCGAAGCCGATCAGGCCTATGCCTACGAGCACCCCAAGCAGATGCACGTCTCGCCGTTCATGCCGATGAACCACACCTACCGCTGGTCGTTTCGCTCGGTAGGGCAGCAGCTGATTGTGGGGCTCGAGAACCATGAAGAGGGCCGCCCCGTTTTCCACGCGGGAATGTCTTTGGAAAAAAAACCGTTAGCACACCGCACCATTCAACGGTTCTTATGGCGTTTGCCTGCAATGAGCCTGAAAGTCGTTGCCGCAATCTACTATGAAGCTTGGAAACTTTGGTGGAAACGATGTCCCATATACCCTCACCCGCAGAGTCAGCACGCAGCCCGCGCGGCTGTTCAAGTGACCGAACCGGCCTAG
- a CDS encoding NAD(P)/FAD-dependent oxidoreductase, with the protein MNRQRIAVIGGGISGNLVARLLHNDHDVTLFEAASYPGGHSNTVTCQLDGETYDVDTGFMVFNDRTYPNFCRLLDMLGVEAQDSDMSFSVRCEKTGLEYQGSSLRGLFPSWRNMTSLRYWNMLRDILRFNRLGTEAVRQATIGEGETVGQFLKRCRVGDMFLEKYLVPMAAAIWSADPQQILGFPAQFFLGFCDNHGLMAITNRPQWKTIVGGSKQYVRKLIEPLGDRVRLNSPVKRVLRNDEQVTVITRDDQAETFDQVVFATHADQTLKMLDQPTPLEQEILGHFPYQPNDAVLHTDTRLLPKHRHAWASWNYLLPDGHQTTASVTYDLSRLQRVASPTPILLSLNITDRIDPTKILQQMQYDHPAFNRHSYATQKRLPELQGQRQTYFCGGWCGYGFHEDGVKSALAVAAYFGKNLDACTVACTKERSPTHAMAPSSISLTTA; encoded by the coding sequence ATGAATCGTCAACGGATCGCGGTGATTGGGGGCGGGATCAGTGGCAACCTGGTGGCCCGCCTGCTGCATAACGATCATGATGTCACACTATTCGAGGCCGCCAGCTATCCAGGCGGGCACAGTAACACGGTCACTTGCCAACTCGACGGCGAAACTTACGACGTCGACACCGGGTTCATGGTCTTCAATGACCGAACCTATCCTAATTTCTGTCGCCTGCTGGATATGCTGGGGGTCGAAGCACAAGACAGCGACATGAGCTTCAGCGTTCGCTGCGAAAAGACCGGGCTGGAATATCAAGGAAGCAGCCTCCGAGGCCTATTTCCCAGCTGGCGTAACATGACCTCCCTTCGCTATTGGAATATGTTGCGGGACATCTTGCGGTTTAACCGCCTGGGGACCGAAGCCGTCCGGCAGGCAACCATCGGCGAGGGAGAAACGGTCGGGCAGTTCCTCAAGCGCTGCCGCGTTGGGGACATGTTCCTGGAGAAATACCTCGTACCAATGGCCGCCGCGATCTGGTCAGCCGATCCGCAGCAGATCCTTGGCTTCCCGGCCCAGTTCTTCCTGGGCTTCTGCGACAACCACGGCCTGATGGCAATCACCAACCGGCCGCAATGGAAGACGATCGTCGGCGGATCAAAGCAGTATGTGCGAAAGCTGATCGAACCCCTGGGGGACCGCGTTCGCTTGAACTCGCCAGTGAAACGTGTTCTGCGAAACGATGAGCAAGTCACGGTGATCACGAGAGACGATCAGGCCGAAACGTTCGATCAGGTCGTCTTCGCCACGCATGCCGATCAAACGCTGAAGATGCTCGACCAGCCCACGCCACTGGAGCAAGAAATCCTCGGCCACTTCCCCTATCAGCCCAACGATGCGGTCCTGCATACCGACACGCGGCTCTTGCCCAAGCACCGTCATGCGTGGGCCAGTTGGAACTATTTGCTGCCCGATGGCCATCAGACGACCGCCAGCGTGACCTATGACCTTTCTCGCCTGCAGAGGGTCGCCTCTCCTACGCCAATCCTGTTGAGCCTGAACATTACCGACCGCATCGATCCGACGAAGATCTTACAGCAGATGCAGTACGACCACCCGGCGTTCAATCGCCACTCGTATGCCACCCAGAAGCGTCTGCCGGAACTGCAGGGGCAGCGGCAGACGTACTTCTGTGGTGGCTGGTGTGGCTATGGGTTTCACGAGGATGGGGTGAAGAGTGCCTTGGCCGTTGCCGCTTACTTTGGAAAGAACTTGGACGCATGCACAGTTGCCTGTACGAAGGAACGGTCTCCCACACACGCCATGGCCCCGTCAAGCATCAGTTTGACTACCGCCTGA
- a CDS encoding DUF885 domain-containing protein, whose translation MSLLRLVAVAMVTLAAIPTSLIAQDSTAAAQLHQLFEEDWQWRLNHFPTLGTSIGDPRGNDKWTDLSQAAIDQRKKHPHELLEKLQAIDASQLTGQDLLSYELFDYNVRRQIEGQKYPTELLAIDQLGGPQFDLAFTAEQMPFKTVKDYENYIARLNSYPEFLQRNTDLLRKGIETRWVQPPGPLRSIPKQISGQVLADATDSPLYKPFQDFPDSISQEEQDRLAKLGKSAIADRVFPAMLKLKSFIEDEYLPNGAEIIGAAALPDGRDYYAYKCRYSTTTDLTPQEIHEIGMSEVKRIRGEMEKVIRESGFEGSFDEFIHFLKTDPQFYYTEADDLLIGYRDIAKRVDAELPKLFVELPRLPYGVRAFPDYEAPNQTSARYYPGSSEAARAGFFMANTYALDSRPKYEMEALTLHEACPGHHLQIARAQELTDLPRFRREGHYTAYVEGWALYAESLGEEMGFYQTPYDKFGQLTFEMWRACRLVVDTGMHNMGWSRAQAIKFFKENSGKSDLEVAVEIDRYIVWPGQALAYKIGELKIKELRAKAEQQLGDDFDLRQFHNTVLDNGAIPLPVLERLIDRWIAEQKTAKAS comes from the coding sequence ACTGTTTGAAGAGGATTGGCAGTGGCGGCTGAACCATTTCCCCACGCTCGGCACGTCGATTGGTGATCCGCGAGGCAACGACAAGTGGACCGATCTCTCTCAAGCCGCCATCGACCAGCGAAAAAAGCATCCGCATGAACTTCTCGAAAAGCTCCAGGCGATCGATGCCAGTCAGCTCACCGGCCAGGACTTGTTGTCGTACGAGTTGTTCGACTACAACGTCCGCCGACAGATCGAAGGGCAGAAGTATCCCACCGAGTTATTGGCGATCGACCAGCTTGGGGGCCCGCAGTTCGACCTGGCATTCACGGCCGAGCAGATGCCGTTCAAGACGGTGAAGGACTACGAAAACTACATCGCGCGGCTCAACAGCTATCCCGAGTTTCTTCAGCGAAACACCGACCTATTGCGTAAAGGAATCGAAACTCGGTGGGTACAACCGCCTGGCCCGCTGCGTAGCATCCCCAAGCAGATCAGCGGTCAGGTATTGGCCGATGCGACCGACAGCCCGCTGTACAAGCCATTCCAGGACTTCCCCGATTCGATTTCCCAGGAAGAGCAAGATCGACTGGCCAAGCTGGGCAAGTCGGCCATCGCCGATCGCGTCTTTCCCGCCATGCTGAAGCTGAAGTCGTTCATCGAAGACGAATACTTGCCCAATGGCGCCGAAATCATCGGTGCGGCCGCGCTGCCCGATGGCCGCGATTACTACGCATACAAGTGCCGCTACTCGACGACGACCGATCTGACGCCGCAAGAGATCCACGAGATCGGCATGAGCGAGGTGAAGCGGATTCGCGGCGAGATGGAGAAAGTGATTCGCGAGTCTGGCTTCGAGGGAAGCTTCGACGAGTTTATCCACTTCCTAAAGACCGATCCGCAGTTCTATTACACCGAGGCCGACGACCTGCTGATTGGGTATCGCGACATTGCCAAGCGGGTCGATGCCGAACTGCCAAAGCTATTCGTCGAACTGCCGCGGCTTCCTTACGGCGTGCGGGCATTCCCCGATTACGAAGCCCCCAATCAGACCTCGGCCCGGTACTATCCTGGCTCGTCGGAAGCCGCCCGGGCAGGGTTCTTCATGGCCAACACCTACGCGCTGGATAGCCGTCCCAAGTACGAGATGGAGGCCCTCACGCTGCACGAGGCGTGTCCTGGTCATCATCTGCAGATTGCCCGAGCCCAAGAGCTGACCGACCTTCCCCGCTTCCGCCGCGAGGGGCACTACACGGCGTACGTCGAAGGGTGGGCCTTGTACGCCGAGTCGCTGGGCGAAGAGATGGGCTTCTATCAAACCCCCTACGACAAGTTCGGCCAGCTGACTTTCGAGATGTGGCGGGCCTGCCGGCTGGTGGTCGATACCGGCATGCACAACATGGGCTGGAGCCGCGCCCAAGCCATTAAGTTCTTCAAGGAAAACAGCGGCAAGAGTGACCTGGAAGTCGCCGTCGAAATCGACCGGTACATCGTCTGGCCTGGCCAGGCGTTGGCCTACAAAATCGGCGAACTGAAGATCAAAGAGCTGCGCGCCAAAGCCGAGCAGCAATTGGGAGATGACTTTGATCTTCGCCAGTTCCACAACACCGTCCTGGATAATGGTGCGATTCCGCTGCCTGTGCTCGAACGCCTGATCGATCGCTGGATCGCCGAGCAAAAAACGGCAAAAGCAAGTTAA
- a CDS encoding DUF1295 domain-containing protein, with the protein MDLVNLLLINAGVVAGCMVCLWLLSLWLKDASIVDLFWGFGFVVISWVSLLNAAAPTTAAWVTTILVTIWGCRLAGYLSWRNIGHGEDSRYTEMRKKPGRNFALFSLVVIFGLQGTIMWIVSLPLQVIPTLDASFSTLTPFGLMLWLVGLSFESIGDYQLARFKGNPQNRGKVLDQGLWHYTRHPNYFGDFLVWCGYYVLAISFDASAWWTIIGPALMTFCLLWFSGVAHLEKRIQTRRPEYADYIRRTSSFFPWPPAPKEDSASVTTHSHSPTS; encoded by the coding sequence ATGGACTTGGTCAACCTACTTCTGATCAACGCAGGCGTCGTCGCAGGGTGCATGGTTTGCCTGTGGCTGCTTAGTCTCTGGCTGAAGGACGCCAGTATCGTCGACCTCTTCTGGGGCTTCGGTTTCGTGGTGATTTCGTGGGTGTCTCTGTTGAACGCCGCCGCTCCGACGACCGCTGCCTGGGTGACGACCATCCTGGTGACTATCTGGGGCTGTCGGCTCGCCGGATACTTGAGCTGGCGGAACATCGGCCACGGCGAGGATTCTCGCTATACCGAAATGCGCAAAAAGCCAGGACGCAACTTCGCCCTGTTCAGTCTTGTGGTGATCTTCGGGCTACAAGGGACGATCATGTGGATCGTCTCGCTCCCCTTGCAGGTTATACCGACCCTCGATGCCAGCTTCTCGACGCTCACGCCGTTTGGCCTGATGCTGTGGCTGGTCGGCCTCAGTTTCGAGAGCATCGGCGACTACCAACTTGCACGCTTCAAAGGAAATCCTCAAAACCGCGGTAAGGTATTGGATCAAGGGCTCTGGCACTACACACGGCATCCGAACTACTTCGGCGACTTCCTCGTCTGGTGTGGCTATTACGTGCTGGCCATCTCGTTCGATGCGTCGGCGTGGTGGACGATCATCGGCCCGGCCCTGATGACCTTCTGCCTGCTCTGGTTCTCAGGCGTCGCCCATCTCGAGAAGCGCATTCAAACACGGCGGCCGGAGTACGCCGATTACATCCGCCGAACGAGCAGCTTCTTCCCCTGGCCGCCGGCTCCGAAAGAAGATTCGGCCAGCGTCACGACTCATTCCCACTCACCCACCTCATAG